From the genome of Methanobrevibacter smithii ATCC 35061, one region includes:
- a CDS encoding bifunctional ADP-dependent NAD(P)H-hydrate dehydratase/NAD(P)H-hydrate epimerase: MDPIDMTVTDLNCEYLGLSRLCLMESAGKSLAEEVGKIAVYTFSKPVKIIIFTGSGGNGGDGFVAARYLLNRGYDVDIYMLKDKNGIHSAEAKTNYEILENMKPRFSHLTVHNLNTIEDIDNCEVANSDSFSEFIIIDGILGTGINGKLRENIKRAIEVINTSNGLTISVDVPSGLDPLTGQIHDVAVKPQYTVSFHKVKTGIHKAGEEKVGGIVTCDIGIPIEAEYFINYGDMIKLNKRSLKSHKGNNGKVLIVGGSKEYSGAPSIAGLAAIGAGADLVYVAAPESAALAISTHPDLIVNSLKGDYLTTEHAGEILEIAEKVDAVLLGPGAGINNETGKLLNILASKIKKPLVLDADALKQVKPQIIKNRDDVILTPHIFEFKSFFGKDIKLDLDSYDFAEVDENISEFQQVVRQINGAVVVKGAIDLVIQKNKFKLNKSGNPGMTVGGTGDALAGIATSLLSKGLNAFDAATLAIFINGLAGDEAYLEKGYGFGATDVVAHIGKVIKG; this comes from the coding sequence ATGGATCCTATAGATATGACTGTTACAGATTTAAATTGTGAATATTTAGGTTTATCAAGACTTTGTTTAATGGAATCTGCAGGAAAATCTCTCGCAGAAGAAGTTGGAAAAATAGCTGTTTATACATTTTCAAAACCTGTTAAAATAATTATTTTCACAGGATCGGGAGGAAATGGGGGAGACGGTTTTGTAGCAGCAAGATATCTTTTAAACAGAGGATATGATGTTGATATTTATATGTTAAAAGATAAAAACGGAATTCATTCAGCTGAAGCTAAAACTAACTATGAAATACTTGAAAACATGAAACCTCGCTTTTCTCATTTGACAGTTCATAATCTAAATACAATTGAAGATATTGATAACTGTGAAGTAGCAAATAGTGACAGCTTTTCAGAGTTTATCATTATAGACGGAATTTTGGGAACTGGCATTAATGGTAAATTGAGAGAAAACATTAAAAGAGCTATTGAAGTTATAAACACTTCCAATGGCCTGACAATTAGTGTTGATGTTCCGTCTGGTCTTGACCCGTTAACTGGCCAGATACATGATGTAGCAGTTAAACCCCAGTATACTGTAAGTTTTCATAAAGTAAAAACAGGAATTCACAAGGCTGGTGAAGAAAAAGTTGGGGGAATTGTAACCTGCGATATAGGAATTCCGATTGAAGCAGAATACTTTATAAATTATGGGGACATGATTAAACTTAATAAAAGATCTTTAAAATCACACAAAGGAAATAACGGTAAAGTTTTAATTGTTGGTGGCAGTAAAGAGTATTCAGGAGCTCCGAGTATTGCAGGACTTGCAGCTATTGGTGCAGGAGCAGATTTGGTATATGTAGCAGCTCCGGAATCTGCAGCTTTGGCCATTTCAACACATCCTGATTTGATTGTAAATTCGCTAAAAGGAGATTACTTAACTACAGAACATGCAGGAGAAATTTTGGAAATAGCTGAAAAGGTTGATGCTGTTTTATTAGGTCCTGGAGCAGGTATCAATAATGAAACCGGAAAACTGTTAAATATTTTGGCCAGTAAAATTAAAAAACCATTAGTTTTAGATGCAGATGCTCTAAAACAGGTCAAACCTCAAATTATTAAAAATAGGGATGATGTAATTTTAACTCCTCATATTTTTGAGTTCAAGTCATTTTTTGGCAAAGATATTAAATTAGATTTGGACAGCTATGATTTTGCTGAAGTTGATGAAAATATTTCAGAGTTTCAGCAAGTCGTAAGACAGATTAACGGTGCTGTTGTGGTTAAAGGTGCAATAGATTTGGTGATTCAGAAAAATAAATTTAAACTTAATAAATCCGGAAATCCAGGAATGACTGTTGGAGGAACAGGTGATGCATTGGCGGGAATAGCTACTTCATTACTATCTAAAGGTTTGAATGCATTTGATGCAGCTACTTTAGCTATTTTCATTAATGGTCTTGCAGGAGATGAAGCATATCTGGAAAAAGGTTATGGATTTGGAGCTACAGATGTAGTTGCACATATCGGAAAGGTAATTAAGGGATAA
- a CDS encoding MBL fold metallo-hydrolase, with translation MNSKDIIWIPGYNLDSNCYLIDDMLVDTGAGDNKEYLFSKLKEHDVNPEDIKLIVNTHCHFDHVNGNCFFPNAKIAIHKIDAIALMEDDNPDTVASHFGHEIKCHKVDIELEEGDKIKDFEVIHTPGHSKGAICLWDGENLISGDTVFGHGGVGRTDIGGSFSDLKKSVEKLKKLDVKTIYPGHGMIDNNGKKSIEMSYSLF, from the coding sequence ATGAATTCTAAAGATATTATATGGATTCCAGGTTATAATTTAGATTCTAACTGTTATCTGATTGATGATATGTTAGTTGATACTGGAGCCGGAGATAATAAAGAATACCTTTTTTCTAAACTTAAAGAACATGATGTCAATCCTGAAGATATTAAATTAATTGTTAACACACACTGTCATTTTGATCATGTTAATGGTAATTGTTTTTTCCCTAATGCTAAAATAGCTATTCATAAAATTGATGCAATCGCTTTAATGGAAGATGATAATCCTGATACTGTAGCCAGTCATTTTGGCCATGAAATTAAATGCCATAAAGTGGATATTGAATTGGAAGAAGGGGATAAAATAAAGGATTTTGAAGTTATTCATACTCCAGGTCATTCTAAAGGAGCTATCTGTTTGTGGGATGGTGAAAATCTAATTAGTGGAGATACAGTATTTGGTCATGGTGGTGTTGGCAGAACTGACATTGGAGGCAGTTTTTCTGATTTGAAAAAATCTGTAGAAAAACTGAAAAAATTAGATGTTAAAACAATCTATCCTGGTCATGGGATGATTGACAATAATGGGAAAAAGAGTATTGAAATGTCTTATTCTCTTTTTTAA
- a CDS encoding potassium channel family protein has translation MYIIIMGGGRVGLNLANLLIEDGHDITLIESDESLCSEVAAELDALVICGNGTSSKLLEETNIEDADFFIATTGNDEANLLSCILVKKYNVPTIIARVSNPDHEEAFMEVGIDNVISPEVTAAGLLEKLVTRPNVADLITLGEGDAEIFDMTITNDKVVGKKMGEISPTKDYIIIATYQKGKLVIPQTDSVIRRGEKVTVLVKRGAFKKVAKKLEK, from the coding sequence ATGTATATTATAATAATGGGTGGAGGTCGTGTAGGCCTTAACCTTGCAAATTTATTAATAGAAGATGGACACGACATCACTTTAATTGAAAGTGACGAATCATTATGCTCAGAAGTAGCTGCAGAACTTGATGCACTTGTAATATGTGGAAATGGAACTAGTTCAAAATTATTAGAAGAAACCAATATTGAAGATGCAGACTTTTTCATAGCTACAACTGGAAATGATGAAGCAAACCTATTATCCTGTATTTTAGTTAAAAAATATAATGTTCCAACAATTATTGCCAGAGTAAGTAATCCTGACCACGAAGAAGCGTTTATGGAAGTCGGAATAGACAATGTAATCAGTCCGGAAGTTACAGCTGCAGGACTTTTAGAAAAACTTGTAACAAGACCTAATGTTGCAGACCTAATTACACTTGGCGAAGGAGATGCTGAAATCTTCGATATGACCATAACCAATGACAAGGTTGTTGGAAAGAAAATGGGGGAAATATCACCAACAAAAGATTACATTATAATTGCCACATATCAAAAAGGCAAACTGGTAATACCACAAACAGATAGCGTTATAAGGCGAGGCGAAAAAGTTACTGTTCTTGTAAAAAGAGGAGCATTTAAAAAAGTAGCTAAAAAATTAGAAAAATAA
- the hjc gene encoding Holliday junction resolvase Hjc, translating into MAKKGSAEERDLVHKLWERDFAAMRAPASGGATKKPLPDVVAGNGKLYLAIEVKTTTKDKIYIDFPQIDALCEFSEKFGAKPYIGVKFKYTKWLFLEPEKTPRTKSDNYKIEKDFALEKALEIDEITGIDRQMKF; encoded by the coding sequence ATGGCTAAAAAAGGGTCTGCTGAAGAAAGAGATTTAGTGCATAAACTTTGGGAAAGAGATTTTGCAGCTATGAGAGCTCCAGCTTCTGGAGGTGCAACTAAAAAACCTTTACCTGATGTTGTAGCAGGAAACGGTAAATTATATTTAGCTATTGAAGTTAAAACTACAACTAAAGATAAAATTTACATAGATTTTCCTCAAATTGATGCATTATGTGAGTTTTCTGAAAAATTCGGTGCTAAACCATATATTGGAGTTAAATTTAAGTACACAAAATGGTTATTTTTAGAACCTGAAAAAACTCCACGTACCAAAAGCGATAATTATAAAATTGAAAAAGATTTTGCCCTAGAAAAAGCTTTGGAAATTGATGAAATTACCGGCATTGATAGGCAAATGAAATTTTGA
- the sfsA gene encoding DNA/RNA nuclease SfsA translates to MDYVKGIFKNRPNRFIAEVEVDGKIEIAHVPNTGRCKELLVDGAAVYLKPSDNPKRKTRFTLHFVVNKGELVSLYSQEANSIVYDAILDGKIKELQGYSYHQREKQVDDSRIDIYLANQEDDCCGMEFLVDSCYIEVKGVTLIVDGEARFPDAPTERGAKHLKELIKLKNDGNRAVVFFLIQHPAGNDFRPNWENDPKFSQTLVEAENAGVEILVYKCNNTLEGIELVPKSLDYDLSRK, encoded by the coding sequence ATGGATTATGTTAAAGGTATTTTTAAAAACAGGCCTAACAGATTCATAGCTGAAGTTGAAGTTGACGGAAAAATTGAAATAGCTCATGTGCCTAATACCGGAAGATGTAAAGAGCTTTTGGTTGATGGTGCTGCAGTTTATCTTAAACCTTCTGATAATCCGAAAAGAAAAACCAGATTCACTCTTCATTTTGTTGTAAACAAAGGGGAGCTGGTGTCACTTTACTCGCAGGAAGCCAATAGTATTGTGTATGATGCAATATTAGATGGCAAAATAAAAGAGCTTCAGGGTTATTCATATCACCAAAGGGAAAAACAGGTTGATGATTCAAGAATTGATATATACTTAGCTAATCAGGAAGATGACTGCTGCGGAATGGAGTTTTTAGTTGACAGCTGTTATATTGAGGTTAAGGGAGTAACTTTAATAGTTGACGGTGAGGCAAGATTTCCGGATGCACCAACTGAACGGGGAGCAAAACACTTAAAAGAATTAATTAAGCTTAAAAATGATGGAAATCGTGCTGTAGTATTTTTCTTAATCCAGCATCCTGCAGGCAATGATTTCAGACCTAACTGGGAAAATGATCCTAAGTTTTCCCAAACTTTAGTTGAAGCTGAAAATGCAGGTGTTGAAATACTTGTCTATAAATGCAATAATACTCTTGAAGGTATTGAATTAGTTCCTAAGTCTTTAGATTATGATTTAAGTAGAAAATAA
- a CDS encoding UPF0104 family protein, which translates to MKHKSLIFLFISFLILGVMLWFVGIGDILGALKIANLWFIALAVLIQVFTYYLYTLRWQIINKMDGIEISIKELFPIVMVGLATNNITPAGRGGGEPVRAYILSRDKGYPMEETFATVVADKALDTFPFVFLAILTIIGITFYFKLDLWILILMIVAVIAIVACLILLIYMSVNPKFGKKVDNWIIGLIRRFYKKNSDELEQKVHTVIGGFQDTMKLVISDKRILHYALPLSFIIWIFEILRVYVVFLAFGAHVSPIIIGEVFIMASLIGMIPLLPGGLGAVDGVMILFYSTAGISASLSAAATVIERLISFWLATVIGMLILPHYGSSVLDKISLSSKSDDESDDELLE; encoded by the coding sequence ATGAAACATAAATCATTAATATTTCTATTTATCAGTTTTCTTATTTTGGGAGTCATGCTCTGGTTTGTAGGGATAGGTGATATATTAGGAGCTTTAAAAATAGCTAATTTGTGGTTCATTGCATTAGCTGTTTTAATTCAGGTTTTTACTTATTATTTATACACTTTGCGTTGGCAAATCATTAACAAGATGGATGGTATTGAAATATCTATTAAGGAATTATTTCCTATTGTTATGGTTGGTTTAGCTACAAATAATATTACTCCTGCTGGAAGAGGTGGTGGAGAACCTGTAAGGGCATATATCCTGTCCAGAGATAAAGGATATCCGATGGAAGAGACCTTTGCAACTGTTGTAGCTGATAAAGCTTTAGACACTTTTCCATTTGTTTTCTTGGCTATTTTGACAATTATTGGAATCACTTTCTACTTTAAGCTGGATTTATGGATTTTAATATTGATGATTGTTGCAGTAATAGCTATTGTGGCTTGTTTAATTTTACTTATATATATGTCTGTAAATCCAAAATTCGGTAAAAAGGTTGATAATTGGATTATTGGATTAATTAGAAGATTTTATAAGAAAAATTCAGATGAATTGGAACAAAAGGTACACACTGTAATTGGCGGGTTCCAGGATACAATGAAACTTGTAATTTCTGATAAAAGGATTTTGCATTATGCTCTGCCTTTGTCATTTATCATATGGATATTTGAGATTTTAAGGGTTTATGTTGTGTTTTTAGCATTTGGAGCTCATGTAAGTCCGATTATTATTGGTGAAGTATTTATTATGGCATCATTAATAGGTATGATTCCACTGTTACCTGGTGGACTTGGAGCTGTAGATGGAGTAATGATTTTATTTTACTCAACAGCAGGAATATCTGCTTCATTAAGTGCAGCTGCCACTGTTATTGAAAGGTTAATTTCATTCTGGTTAGCTACTGTAATTGGTATGCTGATTTTACCTCATTATGGCTCTTCAGTTCTTGATAAAATTTCATTAAGTTCAAAATCCGATGATGAATCTGATGATGAACTGCTGGAATAA
- the fhcD gene encoding formylmethanofuran--tetrahydromethanopterin N-formyltransferase, whose translation MEINGVEIKDNYAEGFGIKVTRILVTAATKRLAKIAATEATGYGTSVIGCPAEAGIDCYVPPTETPDGRPGYVIMLCQGSKKQLDHELLERIGMCILTAPTTAAFNVLDDADEELKTGFKLKFFGDGFEDELEIDGRKMHSIPIMSGDFLVESTFGFKAGVAGGNFFILAENQMAGVMAAEAAVDAISAVEGVITPFPGGMVASGSKVGCNNYKFLNASTNEKMCVTLKDKVDSDIREDANGVFEIVIDGIDEESVRAAMKAGIEAACNVPGVLEIDAGNFGGNLGAYKINLQDLF comes from the coding sequence ATGGAAATTAATGGCGTAGAAATTAAAGATAATTATGCAGAAGGTTTTGGAATTAAAGTAACTAGAATTTTAGTTACAGCAGCTACTAAAAGATTAGCTAAAATTGCAGCTACTGAAGCTACTGGATACGGAACTTCTGTTATTGGATGTCCTGCAGAAGCAGGTATTGACTGTTACGTACCACCAACTGAAACTCCTGACGGAAGGCCAGGTTATGTAATTATGCTCTGTCAAGGATCTAAAAAACAATTAGACCACGAACTCCTTGAAAGAATAGGTATGTGTATTTTAACTGCACCAACTACTGCAGCATTCAATGTTCTTGATGACGCTGATGAAGAACTCAAAACTGGTTTCAAATTAAAATTCTTCGGTGACGGATTTGAAGATGAATTAGAAATCGACGGTAGAAAAATGCATTCTATCCCAATTATGTCTGGTGATTTCTTAGTAGAATCTACTTTTGGTTTCAAAGCTGGTGTAGCTGGTGGAAACTTCTTTATCTTAGCTGAAAATCAAATGGCTGGTGTAATGGCTGCTGAAGCTGCTGTTGATGCTATTTCAGCTGTTGAAGGTGTAATCACTCCTTTCCCTGGAGGTATGGTTGCTTCAGGTTCTAAAGTAGGTTGTAACAATTACAAATTCTTAAACGCATCTACCAACGAAAAAATGTGTGTAACTTTAAAAGACAAAGTTGATTCTGACATCAGAGAAGATGCTAATGGTGTATTTGAAATCGTTATTGATGGTATTGATGAAGAATCAGTACGTGCTGCAATGAAAGCAGGTATTGAAGCAGCATGTAATGTTCCTGGAGTATTAGAAATCGATGCTGGTAACTTCGGTGGAAACTTAGGAGCTTACAAAATCAACTTACAAGATTTATTCTAA
- a CDS encoding DDE-type integrase/transposase/recombinase: MSSIKIKAPYEFMESKQFKLFDFVPEFSEFRQFDDLSRFGCENIENNLIRLEKRGKIHFENRVAICPSCKSHNAVKNGTYERKLIFLRIGEQICTIQKYKCIKCGKVFYTDLLSLVYSNSNITLPVIECIENLYQIYGAGLHKIRFDLKQQHNIEISHQSIENILLNSNYQFNYDNWTYSGYYLFDSLWVKINGEWNYILALFDVKLNTIVSVKLVESEDSKTIYQFLNESLRNQKKISIGTDLKHEYREAIDKLKVKHHFCKFHVKQAVNKRFKDYFDKNPLSEDEKDILNCLKQDIYKILDAKDLNTAKELRNELINKKYTKNKFTNKILWKFIIPYFKKLTTHLENTNIPSTNNKIENIFQKVFPKHIKRTMKIEQGLLARFMLKLNYWNLNNEKEKNHTSF; encoded by the coding sequence ATGTCTAGTATCAAAATAAAAGCTCCATATGAATTTATGGAGTCAAAACAATTTAAACTTTTCGATTTTGTTCCTGAGTTTTCTGAATTCCGTCAATTTGATGATCTTTCTCGATTTGGTTGCGAAAATATTGAGAATAATCTTATCAGATTGGAAAAAAGAGGTAAAATACATTTTGAGAATAGAGTTGCAATTTGTCCATCTTGTAAATCACATAATGCTGTTAAAAATGGTACTTATGAACGTAAACTTATTTTTTTAAGAATTGGAGAACAAATTTGCACTATTCAAAAATATAAGTGCATAAAATGCGGTAAAGTCTTTTATACTGATTTATTATCTCTTGTTTATTCTAATTCAAATATTACATTGCCTGTTATTGAATGTATTGAGAATTTATATCAAATTTATGGAGCAGGGCTCCATAAAATACGATTTGATTTAAAACAACAACATAACATTGAAATCTCACATCAAAGCATTGAAAACATCTTATTGAACTCTAATTATCAATTTAACTATGATAATTGGACTTATTCTGGATATTACTTATTTGATAGTCTTTGGGTTAAAATTAATGGTGAATGGAACTATATTTTAGCCTTATTCGACGTTAAATTGAATACTATCGTTTCCGTCAAATTGGTCGAATCAGAAGATTCTAAGACCATTTATCAATTTTTAAACGAATCTCTAAGAAATCAGAAAAAAATATCAATAGGCACAGACTTAAAACACGAATATCGTGAAGCCATCGATAAATTAAAAGTAAAACACCATTTCTGCAAATTTCACGTGAAACAAGCAGTAAACAAAAGATTTAAAGATTACTTTGACAAAAATCCATTATCTGAAGACGAAAAAGACATATTAAATTGTTTAAAACAGGACATTTATAAAATATTGGATGCAAAAGACTTAAATACTGCTAAAGAACTTAGAAACGAATTAATAAACAAAAAATATACAAAAAACAAGTTCACAAACAAAATTCTTTGGAAATTCATCATTCCTTACTTCAAAAAATTAACGACACACCTGGAAAACACGAACATCCCATCAACAAACAATAAAATCGAAAATATCTTCCAAAAAGTATTCCCAAAACACATAAAAAGAACAATGAAAATAGAACAAGGACTTCTAGCCAGATTCATGCTAAAACTAAATTATTGGAATTTAAACAATGAAAAAGAAAAAAATCACACAAGTTTTTGA
- a CDS encoding TrkH family potassium uptake protein yields MMKYITKTDLCIVTRYSGVVMICVGLMCLSPLLIDLIYFEFNYSCFIIPGVFSVILGYICMKTLDKYSRSKMKLKHGMMISSIAWMWACIVGGVVISLATGTDFLNGIFESTSALTGTGITMFDNVEILPHSILFFRAFEQWVGGLGVVVMVIGVLTRPGTATAKLYQSEAREERLKPSVKTTLKKTIEIYLIYTIVGIILYHLAGMPTFDSICNTFCMIATGGMSVKNANIGYYHNDLIYLISIVLMILGATSFLAHYKIIKTKGKSLIQDLQFKTLICIITFVTIILYLASHIVPIDLLFTVTSSITTTGANVQLASTMAGWPSFILVILMILMLMGGSSGSTVGAIKLYRVITYVKAIYRHIKEILSPDGRVIPIKISGRRVSEKEIGKTGNFITLYLVIIAITWIIFCFYGYPPFDSLFSIISLQGNNGLDIGVLNNTLNPVLKIVSVLNMWVGRLEIYPVLVLFRAIFEIFKK; encoded by the coding sequence ATGATGAAATATATAACTAAAACAGATCTTTGCATAGTTACAAGATATTCCGGAGTAGTGATGATTTGTGTGGGATTAATGTGCTTATCCCCATTACTTATCGATTTAATCTATTTCGAATTTAACTATAGCTGTTTTATTATTCCTGGAGTTTTTTCAGTTATTTTAGGATACATATGTATGAAAACTCTTGACAAATACTCCCGCAGCAAGATGAAACTGAAACACGGAATGATGATTTCATCAATTGCCTGGATGTGGGCATGTATTGTTGGAGGAGTCGTAATCTCACTTGCAACAGGAACTGATTTTTTAAACGGTATTTTTGAAAGTACCTCAGCATTAACAGGTACCGGAATAACAATGTTTGATAATGTTGAAATATTGCCCCACAGCATATTATTTTTTAGAGCATTTGAACAATGGGTTGGAGGATTAGGAGTGGTAGTTATGGTAATCGGTGTTTTAACAAGACCAGGTACAGCAACTGCCAAATTATACCAATCTGAAGCCCGTGAAGAACGCCTGAAACCAAGTGTTAAAACCACACTTAAAAAAACCATTGAAATTTACCTGATTTATACCATAGTTGGAATTATACTATATCATTTAGCCGGAATGCCGACTTTTGATTCTATTTGTAATACCTTTTGTATGATTGCAACCGGCGGAATGAGTGTTAAAAATGCAAATATCGGATATTATCACAATGACCTGATTTATCTTATTTCAATTGTATTGATGATTTTAGGAGCTACAAGCTTTTTAGCACATTATAAAATTATCAAAACAAAAGGAAAATCATTAATTCAGGATTTACAATTTAAAACATTAATCTGTATAATCACTTTTGTTACAATAATTCTTTATCTAGCATCTCATATTGTGCCGATTGACCTTTTATTTACAGTTACCTCATCAATTACCACAACAGGAGCTAATGTCCAACTGGCTTCCACCATGGCAGGATGGCCATCATTTATATTAGTTATCCTGATGATTTTGATGTTAATGGGTGGTTCTAGCGGATCTACCGTAGGTGCAATTAAACTTTACAGAGTAATAACTTATGTTAAAGCTATTTACAGACACATAAAAGAAATCCTTTCACCAGACGGCAGAGTAATCCCTATTAAAATATCTGGAAGAAGAGTGTCCGAAAAAGAAATAGGAAAAACCGGGAACTTTATAACATTATACCTTGTCATCATTGCAATAACCTGGATTATATTTTGTTTTTATGGATATCCACCATTCGACAGTTTATTTAGTATAATATCCCTCCAAGGAAACAACGGATTGGATATTGGAGTATTGAACAATACTCTTAATCCTGTTTTAAAAATAGTATCTGTTTTAAACATGTGGGTAGGAAGACTGGAAATTTATCCTGTGCTGGTCCTATTCAGAGCTATTTTTGAAATATTTAAAAAATGA
- a CDS encoding radical SAM protein: MIKMDSDIFDLIKKANETTLKKHGNEISLERAIFLSWWCDKGDCAFCYMSTQKDKIKDPTKARRNVHNIYAEAEMCKRLNWNIEFLSGGYKSFTTAEIKEIATTIKNITGDSVWLNTGITDELEEYGSEIKGITGAVEVANPELHQKVCPSKSLDKISNMLDVAGDLGFQKAITVILGLGETLDDVDYLIDYIKDHKIDRVIFYSLNSHKETAYANSSQPASLYYAQVVSKIRLTFPDITIICGTWIDNLANIGILILSGANGITKFPLFKMFGTKYGKRVEEEVKWSGRQLKGTFTDKKQLGNPESNVDPELNKFIKRYIKESLKNKY; this comes from the coding sequence ATGATTAAAATGGATTCTGACATATTTGATTTAATAAAAAAGGCAAATGAAACCACACTAAAAAAACATGGTAATGAAATTAGTCTTGAAAGAGCAATATTCCTTTCCTGGTGGTGCGATAAAGGAGACTGTGCTTTTTGTTACATGTCTACTCAAAAAGATAAAATTAAAGACCCCACTAAAGCTAGACGTAATGTACACAATATATATGCTGAAGCAGAAATGTGTAAACGCCTAAATTGGAATATTGAATTCCTTTCAGGCGGTTACAAGTCATTTACAACTGCAGAAATTAAAGAAATAGCAACCACCATCAAAAACATCACTGGAGACAGTGTTTGGTTAAATACAGGAATTACAGACGAGTTAGAAGAATATGGTTCAGAAATAAAAGGAATTACCGGAGCTGTTGAAGTAGCTAATCCTGAATTACATCAAAAAGTATGTCCAAGTAAATCATTAGATAAAATAAGCAATATGTTAGATGTAGCTGGAGATTTGGGATTCCAAAAAGCTATTACGGTGATTTTAGGCCTTGGAGAAACATTAGATGATGTTGATTATTTAATTGATTATATTAAAGATCACAAAATTGACAGAGTAATATTCTACTCATTAAACTCACATAAAGAAACCGCATATGCAAACAGCTCACAGCCAGCTTCACTTTATTATGCCCAGGTAGTGTCTAAAATCAGATTAACATTTCCGGACATTACAATAATATGCGGAACATGGATTGATAATCTGGCCAACATAGGTATTCTTATTTTAAGCGGAGCCAATGGAATAACCAAATTCCCATTATTTAAAATGTTTGGAACAAAATATGGAAAAAGAGTGGAAGAAGAAGTTAAATGGTCCGGACGTCAACTTAAAGGAACATTCACTGACAAAAAACAACTTGGAAATCCGGAAAGCAATGTTGATCCAGAACTAAATAAATTTATTAAAAGATATATAAAGGAATCTTTAAAAAACAAATATTAA